A region from the Alnus glutinosa chromosome 5, dhAlnGlut1.1, whole genome shotgun sequence genome encodes:
- the LOC133868443 gene encoding UDP-arabinose 4-epimerase 1: MLNFGRPRTQPRSTRSMSLGGMDYPDPKKKSNFVGKILLAAVLTALCILVLKQSSSFNTPSPFSHHEPGVMHVLVTGGAGYIGSHAAFRLLKDSYRVTIVDNLSRGNLGAVKVLQKLFPEAGRLQFIYADLGDPKAVNKIFSENSFDAVIHFAAVAYVGESTLDPLKYYHNITSNTLVVLEAMAAHGVKKLIYSSTCATYGEPEKMPITEETLQVPINPYGKAKKMAEDIILDFSKNSDMAVMILRYFNVIGSDPEGRLGEAPRPELREHGRISGACFDAARRIIPGLQVKGIDYDTPDGTCIRDYIDVTDLVDAHVKALEKAMPKKVGIYNVGTGTGRSVKEFVEACKKATGVEIKIDYLPRRPGDYAKVYSDPSKIARELKWVARHTNLTESLRIAWRWQKSHRDGYETL; this comes from the exons ATGCTAAATTTTGGCAGGCCTAGAACTCAGCCAAGGTCCACTAGATCTATGTCACTTGGAG GCATGGATTACCCAGATCCGAAAAAGAAGAGCAACTTTGTGGGAAAAATTCTTTTGGCTGCTGTCTTAACAGCATTATGCATTCTGGTGCTCAAGCAATCTTCCAGTTTCAATACTCCCAGCCCG TTCTCCCATCATGAACCTGGGGTAATGCATGTCCTAGTAACAGGAGGTGCTGGCTATATTGGTTCACATGCTGCCTTTCGTCTTTTGAAGGACTCATACCGTGTAACTATAGTG GACAACCTCTCACGGGGAAACCTAGGTGCTGTAAAGGTTCTCCAAAAATTATTTCCAGAAGCTGGAAGGCTTCAGTTTATTTATGCTGACTTAGGGGATCCAAAGGCT gttaataaaatattttcagagaaTTCATTTGATGCTGTTATACATTTTGCAGCCGTTGCATATGTCGGGGAAAGCACCCTTGATCCACTCAA GTATTATCATAACATTACATCAAACACCTTGGTTGTGTTAGAGGCCATGGCTGCACATGGTGTGAAAAAATTGATATATTCTAGTACCTGTGCAACATACGGGGAACCTGAAAAGATGCCCATTACCGAAGAAACTTTGCAG GTCCCCATTAATCCATATGGAAAAGCTAAAAAGATGGCAGAAGATATAATCcttgatttttctaaaaattcagACATGGCAGTCATGATCCTAAG atACTTCAATGTGATTGGGTCAGATCCAGAGGGCAGACTAGGTGAAGCTCCAAGACCTGAACTACGTGAGCATGGAAGAATCTCTGGTGCTTGTTTTGATGCAGCTCGTAGAATAATTCCTGGGCTGCAG GTCAAAGGAATAGACTATGATACACCTGATGGAACTTGCATACGGGATTATATTGATGTCACTGATCTGGTGGATGCTCATGTGAAAGCTCTTGAAAAGGCAATGCCCAAAAAAGTTGGAATTTACAATGTTGGCACTGGAACAG GTAGATCTGTGAAGGAGTTTGTGGAGGCATGTAAGAAGGCTACAGGAGTAGAGATCAAGATTGATTACCTACCCCGTCGGCCTGGTGACTATGCCAAAGTGTACAGCGACCCGTCTAAGATCGCTCGTGAACTGAAGTGGGTAGCACGACACACCAATCTTACAGAGAGTTTGAGAATCGCATGGAGATGGCAAAAATCTCATCGTGATGGATATGAAACCCTTTAG